In the Rhizophagus irregularis chromosome 10, complete sequence genome, one interval contains:
- a CDS encoding Mitochondrial inner membrane protease atp23 has protein sequence MEKDPIEEKSKEQKNFDKWRKSLMYITGLGLSIEDKKKIENELEKDLEDYQCKRCEKWRDILMRNSPIVTFMLKSLEEAGCKIDKRHLQCKPCDESRSGGFSPDHGILLCQNRFFSKKHQEDTMVHEMIHLFDHCKFKVDWNNCLHHACSEVRAASLSGDCRWTRELRRGFFNFTKQHQACTKRRAILSVKQNDACSAPGVAERAVAEVFENCFNDTQPFDEIY, from the exons atggaaaaagaTCCGAttgaagaaaaatcaaaagaacaaaaaaattttgataaatggaGAAAAAGTTTGATGTATATAACAGGTTTAGGTTTATCAatagaagataaaaaaaaaatcgaaaatgaattagaaaagGATTTAGAAGATTATCAATGTAAACGATGCGAAAAGTGGAGAGATATATTAATGAGAAATA GTCCAATAGTAACATTTATGTTAAAATCATTGGAAGAAGCAGGTTGTAAAATTGATAAGAGACATTTACAGTGTAAACCATGTGATGAAAGTCGTAGCGGTGGATTTTCTCCTGATCATGGAATACTTTTATGtcaaaatagattttttagtaaaaaacaTCAAGAAGATACTATGGTACACGAGATGATACATTTATTTGatcattgtaaatttaaagttGATTGGAATAATTGTTTACATCATGCCTGTAGCGAAGTTAGGGCTGCTAGTCTTAGTGGTGATTGTAGATGGACTCGTGAACTTCGTCGAGGGTTTTTCAATTTCACAAAACAACATCAG gcTTGTACAAAAAGACGCGCAATACTTTCCGTAAAACAAAACGATGCATGTTCAGCTCCTGGTGTAGCAGAACGTGCGGTTGCTGAAGTATTTGAAAATTGTTTCAACGATACACAACCCtttgatgaaatttattag